A window from Vulcanimicrobium alpinum encodes these proteins:
- a CDS encoding ABC transporter permease, with translation MTRLGAYAAEAFAAIWRNRTRSILTMLGMIIGTSSIIAVLGISRAASGGITGTLNSFGDQGITIAVDSNQDDARAAAIQYRDVRTIEAAAGPLLDHIEPSYTRSFTLRANGVAINTFVGSASDYYKDSITLREGRRFNRADVAGAAHVCELTAPLADKLFKGGPAEGGVVSVGGSRCTVVGVFNEIKGSLFNSIGASDFALIPYTWFHDFTPGPIDSLTIYAAPGVSVDRVSEAVDASVRRLHGARAQYQTQDSTAQVNVFNNVLGIVAAGLTGIGGVALVVAGIGIMNIMLVSVTERTREIGLRKAIGAKRGDVALQFLLEAILLSFMGGGVGTVLGFVATLLAYRAVESLVGPAPIPYLLIISVAVGFSTLVGCVFGTYPAIRASRLDPIAALRS, from the coding sequence GTGACGCGGTTGGGAGCGTACGCCGCCGAGGCGTTCGCCGCGATCTGGCGCAACCGGACGCGTTCGATCCTCACGATGCTGGGGATGATCATCGGCACGTCGTCGATCATCGCCGTGCTCGGGATCAGCCGCGCGGCGTCGGGCGGGATCACCGGGACGCTCAACTCCTTCGGCGACCAGGGGATCACGATCGCCGTCGACTCGAATCAGGACGACGCGCGCGCGGCCGCGATCCAGTACCGCGACGTCCGCACGATCGAAGCGGCCGCGGGTCCGCTGCTCGATCACATCGAGCCGTCGTACACCCGCTCGTTCACGCTGCGCGCGAACGGCGTGGCGATCAACACCTTCGTCGGCTCTGCCAGCGATTATTACAAAGACAGCATCACGCTGCGCGAAGGCCGCCGTTTCAATCGCGCCGACGTCGCCGGGGCTGCGCACGTCTGCGAACTCACCGCACCGCTCGCCGACAAGCTGTTCAAGGGCGGTCCGGCCGAAGGCGGCGTCGTCAGCGTCGGCGGCTCGCGCTGCACGGTCGTCGGCGTCTTCAACGAGATCAAGGGGAGCCTGTTCAACTCGATCGGCGCGAGCGATTTCGCGCTGATCCCGTACACGTGGTTTCACGATTTCACGCCGGGTCCGATCGACTCGCTCACGATCTACGCCGCGCCCGGCGTCTCCGTCGACCGCGTCTCCGAGGCCGTCGACGCGTCGGTGCGCCGCCTGCACGGTGCGCGCGCGCAGTATCAGACGCAGGACAGTACGGCGCAGGTCAACGTCTTCAACAACGTGCTGGGGATCGTGGCGGCCGGGCTGACCGGGATCGGCGGCGTCGCGCTCGTCGTCGCGGGGATCGGGATCATGAACATCATGCTGGTCTCGGTCACCGAGCGCACGCGCGAGATCGGGCTGCGTAAGGCGATCGGCGCGAAGCGCGGCGACGTGGCGCTGCAGTTTCTGCTCGAGGCGATCCTGCTCTCGTTCATGGGCGGCGGGGTCGGGACGGTGCTCGGCTTCGTCGCGACCCTGCTGGCGTATCGCGCCGTCGAGTCGCTGGTCGGCCCGGCACCGATCCCGTATCTGCTCATCATCTCGGTCGCCGTCGGCTTCTCGACGCTCGTCGGCTGCGTGTTCGGCACGTATCCGGCGATCCGCGCGTCGCGCCTCGACCCGATCGCGGCGCTCCGCTCGTGA
- a CDS encoding efflux RND transporter periplasmic adaptor subunit translates to MDRRRNLVIAIAAIAAILVVGAFVARPRGAGTPVKVTRAAYARFQMKLPETGVVQRPQTQTLAALVAGNIETIWVRPGQRVAAGTLLAAIANPQLVDAEATAHAAYLAAQGRLRTVQQTNAVLPAQNRSSVVQAQAALEQAKFNLNQAITDQRAGTQSGLGYGGTSASQQRAAADAAVAQRATDLREAKRIADADRDLFAQKAIARNTLDLDLAKEQQAQVAYDQAKRDRDETYAQIARQSPVLSDRVRAERDAVTQAQAALAAARANASQDKSGDVLAAQADAQKAAEDWRYASEQVARLRITAPFAGVVQTIATETGDTLRPLQPGDAVTAGQSIVTLATNAGFVVRTRVDEQDVASVRPGASAVVSGEDLGTTTLPAHIVTVGAVAQKSDDPSNTSRQVITTIALDRTVPYLRDGMNVDVDIVTQNLPHVLVLSADAMRRDDKNRPYVLVVADGTTVKRSVVLGATNDAQVVVRSGIAPADTVVAERNIGIVEGMHVSPTALPSASPSPKP, encoded by the coding sequence GTGGATCGTCGCCGCAACCTCGTCATTGCGATCGCCGCGATCGCCGCGATCCTCGTGGTCGGCGCCTTCGTCGCGCGCCCGCGCGGCGCGGGGACGCCGGTGAAGGTCACCCGCGCCGCGTACGCGCGCTTCCAGATGAAATTGCCCGAAACCGGCGTGGTCCAGCGGCCGCAGACGCAGACGTTGGCCGCGCTCGTAGCCGGCAACATCGAGACGATCTGGGTCCGCCCCGGTCAGCGCGTCGCCGCCGGCACCCTGCTCGCCGCGATCGCGAACCCGCAGCTCGTCGACGCCGAAGCGACGGCGCACGCCGCCTATCTCGCGGCCCAGGGTCGGCTGCGGACCGTCCAACAGACGAACGCAGTCCTGCCCGCACAGAACCGCTCGAGCGTCGTGCAGGCGCAGGCTGCGCTCGAACAGGCGAAGTTCAATTTGAACCAGGCGATCACCGACCAGCGCGCCGGGACGCAGTCGGGCCTGGGGTACGGGGGCACGTCGGCATCGCAGCAGCGCGCGGCAGCCGACGCGGCGGTCGCACAGCGCGCCACCGATCTGCGGGAAGCGAAGCGGATCGCGGACGCCGATCGCGACCTCTTCGCGCAGAAGGCGATCGCGCGCAACACGCTCGACCTCGATCTCGCCAAAGAACAGCAGGCGCAGGTCGCCTACGACCAGGCGAAACGCGACCGCGACGAGACGTACGCGCAGATTGCGCGGCAGTCGCCGGTGCTCTCCGATCGCGTGCGCGCGGAGCGCGACGCCGTCACGCAGGCGCAGGCGGCGCTCGCCGCCGCGCGCGCGAACGCGAGCCAGGACAAGAGCGGCGACGTCCTCGCCGCGCAAGCCGACGCGCAGAAAGCGGCCGAGGACTGGCGCTATGCGTCCGAGCAGGTCGCGCGCCTGCGCATCACCGCGCCGTTCGCGGGCGTCGTGCAGACGATCGCGACCGAGACCGGCGACACCCTGCGGCCGCTGCAGCCGGGCGACGCGGTCACCGCCGGGCAGTCGATCGTGACGCTCGCCACCAACGCCGGTTTCGTCGTGCGCACGCGGGTCGACGAGCAGGACGTCGCCTCGGTGCGTCCCGGCGCCTCCGCCGTCGTCTCCGGCGAAGACCTCGGAACGACGACGCTCCCCGCCCACATCGTCACCGTCGGCGCCGTCGCGCAGAAGAGCGACGATCCCTCGAACACCTCGCGTCAGGTGATCACCACGATCGCGCTCGATCGCACCGTGCCGTATCTGCGCGACGGAATGAACGTCGACGTCGACATCGTGACCCAAAACTTGCCGCACGTCCTGGTGCTTTCCGCCGACGCGATGCGCCGCGACGACAAAAACCGGCCCTACGTGCTCGTCGTTGCCGACGGCACCACGGTGAAGCGTTCGGTCGTACTCGGCGCGACCAACGACGCGCAGGTCGTGGTGCGCAGCGGGATCGCCCCGGCGGATACCGTCGTCGCCGAGCGCAACATCGGCATCGTCGAGGGGATGCACGTCTCGCCGACGGCGCTTCCCTCCGCGAGCCCCTCGCCGAAGCCGTGA
- a CDS encoding TolC family protein, with product MRARVGAGAALAAVAFFVVPAAAQPAPPLDLRGAVRFALDHDPTVLNRRAALAQNEATYAKNHAAEFPSLAATLQNQLSKGNGNSGGSFQQFGLSQASVFSQNLAQIGSNWTLYNGSLAQIQAQEAKRNVEAARFDEKRAEQQLASDVAAAWYNAVQQREAVRFADGDRTYQQQLLDAARAQERVGRVAGVDVLRAQVNELRSEATLTSSRAAAANAREALAQRIGAPPDTAFALPVDLPEPPPPTTPLAALIAQALDARSDIGSARAQVAVARLADAAIESDRRPQLTLSASLGNSESPTSGTASRFVPGFGLVAGNAVQRPGFWNLGATESFTLPVIDYGSRRAAHRAARAQLDAALAALASDESGVATDVRQALRGVQTANANLATQREGTRLGLESARIAQLQYRNGLISLTDAAAAQQSALSAANDLVAARVAYLNALVRLRTAVGTADALAVVDVGV from the coding sequence ATGCGCGCACGCGTCGGCGCAGGCGCCGCGCTCGCAGCGGTCGCCTTCTTCGTCGTGCCGGCAGCCGCGCAGCCGGCGCCGCCGCTCGATCTGCGCGGCGCGGTGCGATTCGCGCTCGATCACGACCCGACGGTGCTCAACCGCCGTGCCGCCCTCGCACAAAACGAAGCGACGTACGCCAAGAACCATGCGGCGGAGTTTCCGTCGCTCGCGGCGACGCTGCAGAATCAGCTTTCGAAAGGAAACGGGAACAGCGGCGGATCGTTCCAGCAGTTCGGTCTGTCGCAAGCGTCGGTCTTTTCGCAGAATCTCGCCCAGATCGGGTCGAACTGGACGCTCTACAACGGATCGCTCGCGCAGATTCAGGCGCAGGAGGCGAAGCGCAACGTCGAGGCGGCGCGCTTCGATGAAAAGCGCGCGGAGCAGCAGCTGGCGAGCGACGTCGCGGCCGCATGGTACAACGCGGTGCAGCAGCGCGAAGCGGTGCGGTTCGCCGACGGCGATCGCACGTACCAGCAGCAGCTCCTCGATGCTGCCCGCGCGCAGGAGCGCGTCGGCCGCGTCGCCGGCGTCGACGTCCTGCGCGCGCAGGTGAATGAGCTGCGCAGCGAAGCGACGCTCACCTCGTCGCGTGCCGCCGCGGCGAACGCGCGCGAAGCGCTCGCGCAGCGGATCGGCGCACCGCCCGACACGGCATTCGCGCTACCGGTCGACCTCCCCGAACCGCCGCCTCCGACGACGCCGCTCGCGGCGCTGATCGCGCAGGCGCTCGACGCGCGCAGCGACATCGGGAGCGCCCGCGCGCAGGTTGCCGTCGCGCGTCTCGCCGACGCCGCGATCGAGAGCGACCGCCGCCCGCAGCTCACGCTCAGCGCATCGCTGGGCAACTCCGAATCGCCGACGTCGGGCACCGCGTCGCGCTTCGTCCCCGGCTTCGGACTCGTCGCGGGCAACGCCGTCCAGCGGCCGGGTTTCTGGAACCTCGGCGCGACCGAGTCGTTCACGCTCCCGGTGATCGACTACGGTTCGCGCCGCGCCGCGCACCGCGCCGCGCGCGCGCAGCTCGATGCGGCGCTCGCAGCGCTCGCGTCGGACGAATCCGGCGTCGCGACCGACGTGCGGCAGGCGCTGCGCGGCGTGCAGACCGCGAACGCCAACCTCGCGACCCAGCGCGAGGGCACGCGGCTGGGGCTCGAATCCGCCCGGATCGCGCAGCTGCAGTACCGCAACGGACTGATCTCGCTCACCGACGCCGCGGCCGCGCAGCAGAGCGCGCTCTCCGCCGCAAACGATCTGGTCGCAGCGCGCGTCGCGTATCTCAACGCGCTGGTACGCTTGCGCACCGCCGTCGGCACCGCCGACGCGCTCGCCGTCGTCGACGTGGGGGTCTGA
- a CDS encoding ribonuclease J: MTSDTFVVPAPPSEPYLRIVPLGGCGEIGRNMTVVETNDDLVVVDCGLMFPDEEMFGVDIVINDFTYLRERRDKFRGLLVTHGHEDHIGGIPYLLREFPQIPVVGTPLSLALIRAKLKEHKPGEWQAREVEPGDRVKWGAIEAQFIHINHSLAGACALAIRTPLGTVFHTGDFKFDQTPIDGDPADFASIARVGDEGVLVMLSDSTNAERPGHTLSERIVGEAFSNIFARAKGRIIVTSFASNVPRIQQVVDQSRRFGRKVAFLGRSLQNVVQFAGQLGYLDIPDGLVIRLEDVDDHPPEQICVMTTGSQGEPMSALTRLSVRDHKKFKIVPGDTVVISATPIPGNEKSVAKTINNLYRIGANVIHGSSGNAHVSGHASQEELLLMLNLVRPKYFVPIHGEYRMLVTHGRLAAQTGVAGDNVFVAENGDVLQFTKEGAEKVGRTYGGNVMVDGSGVGDVGEAVLRDRKHLAGDGIMMVVVTVDAEEARVVAGPDLISRGVFYLPESGELVDELKERLSRILADCSVEGIRDIGNVKEHIRSGLAKMVFEKSRRRPIVIPVVMEV, encoded by the coding sequence TTGACTTCCGATACCTTTGTCGTCCCTGCTCCGCCCAGCGAGCCGTATCTTCGCATCGTCCCGCTCGGGGGCTGCGGCGAGATCGGCCGCAACATGACGGTCGTCGAGACCAACGACGATCTGGTCGTCGTCGACTGCGGGCTGATGTTCCCCGACGAGGAGATGTTCGGGGTCGACATCGTCATCAACGACTTCACCTACCTGCGCGAGCGCCGCGACAAGTTCCGCGGCCTGCTGGTCACGCACGGGCACGAAGATCACATCGGCGGGATTCCCTACCTGCTGCGCGAGTTTCCGCAGATCCCGGTGGTCGGCACCCCGCTCTCGCTCGCGCTGATCCGCGCGAAGCTCAAAGAACACAAGCCCGGCGAGTGGCAGGCCCGCGAAGTCGAACCCGGCGATCGCGTGAAGTGGGGCGCGATCGAAGCGCAGTTCATCCACATCAACCACTCGCTGGCGGGCGCGTGCGCGCTGGCGATCCGCACGCCGCTGGGCACGGTCTTCCACACCGGCGACTTCAAGTTCGATCAGACGCCGATCGACGGCGACCCCGCCGACTTCGCGTCGATCGCGCGCGTGGGCGACGAGGGCGTGCTGGTGATGCTTTCTGATTCGACCAACGCGGAGCGTCCGGGCCACACGCTCTCGGAACGGATCGTCGGCGAAGCGTTCTCGAACATCTTCGCGCGGGCGAAGGGCCGCATCATCGTGACGTCCTTCGCGTCGAACGTCCCGCGCATCCAGCAGGTCGTCGATCAGTCGCGGCGCTTCGGGCGAAAGGTCGCGTTTCTCGGGCGTTCGCTCCAGAACGTGGTGCAATTCGCCGGCCAGCTCGGCTATCTCGACATCCCCGACGGTCTGGTGATCCGGCTCGAAGATGTCGACGATCATCCGCCCGAGCAGATCTGCGTGATGACAACCGGTTCGCAGGGCGAGCCGATGTCGGCGCTGACCCGGCTCTCGGTGCGCGACCACAAGAAGTTCAAGATCGTCCCCGGCGACACGGTCGTGATCTCGGCGACGCCGATCCCCGGCAACGAGAAATCGGTCGCGAAGACGATCAACAACCTCTACCGCATCGGGGCGAACGTCATCCACGGATCGAGCGGCAACGCGCACGTCTCGGGACACGCATCGCAAGAAGAGCTGCTGCTGATGCTCAACCTGGTGCGGCCGAAGTACTTCGTCCCGATCCACGGCGAGTATCGGATGCTGGTGACGCACGGACGGCTCGCCGCGCAGACCGGCGTCGCCGGCGACAACGTCTTCGTCGCGGAGAACGGCGACGTGCTGCAATTTACCAAAGAGGGCGCGGAGAAAGTCGGCCGCACGTACGGCGGCAACGTGATGGTCGACGGTTCCGGGGTCGGCGACGTCGGCGAAGCGGTGCTGCGCGATCGCAAGCATCTCGCCGGCGACGGGATCATGATGGTGGTGGTGACGGTCGATGCGGAAGAAGCGCGCGTCGTCGCCGGTCCCGATTTGATCTCACGCGGCGTGTTCTACTTGCCCGAGTCCGGTGAACTCGTCGACGAGTTGAAAGAACGGCTGTCGCGCATCCTGGCCGACTGCAGCGTCGAGGGGATCCGCGACATCGGCAACGTCAAGGAACACATCCGCTCGGGGCTCGCCAAGATGGTGTTCGAAAAATCGCGCCGCCGGCCGATCGTGATCCCGGTGGTGATGGAAGTCTGA
- a CDS encoding Nramp family divalent metal transporter, with protein MFEESYVASIHEPRANASAHLDDMHVGDINGGLGTIRRGDTGARKTLRQRLVTFLAILGPGLIVMVGDNDAGAFGTYTQAGQNYGTTLLWTLLLLVPVLYVNQEMVLRLGAVSGVGHARLILERFGRFWGAFSVIDLFILNALTIVTEFIGISLALSFFGLPKIWGVLASAALVIIAAAQGNFRRFERFCIVLCIGSLFLIPVLVAVHAPLGQTVHDFFIPGLPKGAELSTVMLLIAGIVGTTIAPWQLFFQQSYVIDKRITPAFINYERWDLVLGIGFVILGAIAMMSFTAATFAGHKEFGNFADAGAVAAGIAKYVGYWPAAFFAIALMDASIIGAAAVSLSTAYAVGDVLSLKHSLHRKPTDAPAFYGVYLALIGLAAALVLIPDSPLGLLTNAVQVLAGVLLPSATVFLLLLSNDKPVLGPWANTARVNIFTGVVIAVLVVLSIVLTASTLFANFGTTQILGTLGVGLVGATGIGVWLAIAHPSPAVGESMSLDAKRAWRMPPLTELPPAKLSVLNRVWLVILRVYLVGAVVLVVYKVTLLALHRA; from the coding sequence ATGTTTGAGGAGAGTTACGTGGCGAGCATCCACGAACCACGCGCCAACGCCTCGGCGCATCTCGATGACATGCACGTTGGCGACATCAATGGTGGCCTCGGGACAATTCGTCGCGGTGATACCGGCGCGCGCAAGACGCTGCGGCAGCGGTTGGTGACGTTCCTTGCGATCCTCGGTCCCGGGCTCATCGTCATGGTCGGCGATAATGATGCCGGAGCGTTCGGTACCTACACGCAAGCCGGGCAGAATTACGGAACGACCCTGCTCTGGACGCTACTACTCCTCGTGCCGGTGCTTTACGTAAACCAGGAGATGGTGTTGCGGCTCGGCGCGGTCAGCGGCGTCGGCCACGCGCGACTCATTCTCGAACGCTTCGGCCGTTTTTGGGGCGCATTCAGCGTCATCGATCTGTTCATCCTCAACGCCTTGACGATCGTCACGGAATTCATCGGTATCAGCCTAGCGTTGAGTTTCTTCGGGCTGCCGAAGATCTGGGGCGTGCTGGCCTCAGCCGCACTCGTTATCATTGCAGCGGCGCAAGGGAATTTTCGGCGCTTCGAGCGCTTCTGCATCGTGCTCTGCATCGGCAGCCTGTTTTTGATCCCGGTTCTAGTTGCGGTGCATGCGCCACTGGGTCAAACGGTGCACGATTTCTTTATCCCCGGGCTCCCGAAGGGTGCCGAACTCAGCACCGTCATGCTGCTGATCGCCGGCATCGTCGGGACAACGATTGCGCCATGGCAGCTCTTTTTTCAGCAGAGCTACGTGATCGATAAGCGGATCACCCCTGCGTTTATTAACTACGAGCGTTGGGATCTGGTCCTCGGCATCGGTTTCGTGATATTGGGCGCGATCGCGATGATGTCGTTTACGGCCGCCACATTCGCCGGGCATAAGGAATTTGGCAACTTTGCAGACGCCGGCGCCGTAGCCGCTGGAATCGCGAAGTACGTCGGATACTGGCCGGCAGCGTTCTTTGCGATCGCACTCATGGATGCGTCGATCATCGGAGCTGCCGCCGTGAGCCTCTCGACGGCCTACGCCGTTGGCGACGTGTTGTCGCTCAAGCATTCGCTCCATCGCAAACCCACCGACGCGCCGGCATTTTACGGTGTGTATCTGGCGTTGATCGGACTCGCCGCCGCGCTCGTACTGATCCCAGACTCGCCGCTCGGATTGTTGACCAATGCCGTGCAAGTACTCGCCGGCGTCCTGCTGCCCAGCGCGACCGTGTTCCTCTTATTGCTTTCAAACGATAAGCCCGTGCTCGGACCTTGGGCGAATACCGCCCGCGTAAACATTTTCACCGGTGTCGTGATCGCGGTACTCGTGGTGCTCTCGATCGTGCTGACCGCGTCGACATTATTTGCGAACTTCGGCACGACGCAGATCCTGGGGACCCTGGGAGTCGGGCTCGTCGGCGCGACCGGCATTGGAGTGTGGCTCGCGATCGCGCACCCCAGCCCAGCGGTTGGCGAATCGATGTCCTTGGATGCGAAGCGGGCCTGGCGGATGCCGCCGCTAACCGAACTTCCGCCCGCGAAGCTCTCGGTGCTCAATCGCGTGTGGCTTGTCATCTTGCGTGTCTACTTGGTGGGTGCCGTGGTCCTGGTCGTTTACAAGGTCACGCTACTCGCGCTGCACAGGGCTTGA
- a CDS encoding MgtC/SapB family protein, translating to MDFWDFVLRLAAALLLGSIVGLERQYRQRTAGLRTNALVSVGAATFVMISALDKTGDPTRVAAQVVSGIGFLAGGVIFREGLSVQGLNTGATIWATAAVGTLAGFGFFAQAAAGAAAILAANVFLRPIARSINRQPFDDTEVVTSYEIRAVCRNDVEEQVREALIASVRGGPLILQALSSEDIEATTRVEVVADVAARGRADTHLERSVTKLGVVSGVTAVSWKAVPTGEDEQAMLGDA from the coding sequence ATGGACTTCTGGGATTTCGTCCTGCGGCTCGCAGCTGCGCTGCTGCTCGGTTCGATCGTAGGCCTGGAGCGGCAGTATCGCCAGCGCACGGCGGGGCTGCGCACGAATGCGCTCGTTTCGGTCGGTGCGGCGACGTTCGTGATGATCTCCGCACTCGATAAGACGGGCGATCCGACGCGCGTCGCAGCCCAGGTCGTGTCCGGGATCGGGTTCCTCGCCGGCGGCGTGATCTTTCGCGAAGGGCTTAGCGTGCAAGGACTCAACACCGGCGCGACGATCTGGGCGACCGCGGCGGTCGGAACGCTCGCGGGGTTCGGGTTTTTCGCGCAGGCGGCCGCCGGAGCGGCGGCGATCTTGGCGGCCAACGTGTTCTTGCGGCCGATCGCACGCAGCATCAACCGTCAGCCGTTCGACGATACCGAAGTCGTCACGAGCTACGAGATTCGCGCGGTCTGCCGCAACGACGTCGAAGAGCAGGTGCGCGAGGCGCTGATTGCGTCGGTACGCGGCGGACCGCTGATCCTGCAAGCGCTTTCCAGCGAAGACATCGAGGCGACGACGCGGGTCGAGGTGGTCGCCGACGTCGCGGCGAGGGGACGCGCGGACACCCACCTTGAGCGCTCGGTGACGAAGCTCGGCGTCGTCTCCGGCGTCACCGCGGTCAGCTGGAAAGCCGTCCCGACCGGCGAGGACGAACAGGCGATGCTCGGTGACGCGTGA
- a CDS encoding IS5 family transposase, with translation MRTHDEQRASVWTTLQPEDTVPGDHPLRPMRVMVNEILRELSPEFSKLYSRRGRPSIAPEKLLRALLLQMFYSIRSEPMLLEQLRYNLLFRWFVGLSMDDKIWDPSTFSKNRDRFLNGEISERFFAAVVERARADELLSNEHFTVDGTLIEAWASHKSFRPKSDDEPPTSSGGRNEGVNFRGRPRSNETHVSSTDPDARLYRKSSGAPAILGYLGHALMENRNGLIVGVKTTRATGIAEREAALELIRGVSGSNRITLGADKAYDTKDFVEALRALNVTPHVAQNTTRRRSAIDRRTVRHPGYTVSQRRRKLIEESFGWGKTIGRLRKVHFRGLDLVGDIVRWTAAAYNLIRIRNLRAAT, from the coding sequence ATGCGGACTCATGATGAGCAGCGTGCATCCGTTTGGACGACGTTGCAGCCGGAAGACACCGTGCCCGGCGATCATCCGTTGCGCCCGATGCGCGTGATGGTCAACGAAATTCTGCGCGAACTCTCGCCGGAGTTTTCCAAGCTCTACTCCCGACGGGGCCGGCCATCGATCGCGCCGGAGAAGCTGCTGCGAGCCTTGCTGTTGCAAATGTTCTACTCGATCCGCAGCGAGCCGATGCTGCTGGAGCAGTTGCGTTACAATTTGCTCTTTCGTTGGTTCGTGGGCTTGAGCATGGACGACAAGATCTGGGACCCCTCGACGTTCAGCAAGAACCGCGATCGGTTCTTGAATGGCGAAATCTCCGAGCGGTTCTTCGCCGCCGTGGTCGAGCGGGCGCGTGCCGACGAACTGCTCTCGAACGAGCATTTCACCGTCGATGGGACGCTAATCGAGGCGTGGGCCAGCCACAAGAGCTTTCGGCCCAAGTCGGACGACGAACCGCCGACCTCGAGCGGCGGTCGCAACGAGGGCGTGAACTTTCGTGGCCGGCCGCGCAGCAACGAGACGCACGTCTCGAGTACCGATCCGGACGCGCGGTTGTACCGCAAGAGCAGCGGCGCGCCGGCGATTCTCGGCTATCTCGGACATGCTCTGATGGAGAATCGCAACGGCTTGATCGTCGGCGTGAAGACCACTCGCGCGACCGGGATCGCCGAACGCGAAGCAGCGCTGGAATTGATTCGCGGGGTCAGCGGAAGCAACCGAATCACGCTCGGCGCCGACAAGGCGTACGATACCAAAGACTTTGTCGAGGCGTTGCGAGCGCTCAACGTGACGCCGCACGTTGCTCAAAATACGACCCGTCGCCGCAGCGCGATCGACCGCCGAACCGTCCGCCATCCGGGCTACACGGTGAGTCAACGCAGGCGCAAGTTGATCGAGGAGAGCTTCGGGTGGGGCAAGACGATCGGCCGATTGCGCAAGGTGCATTTCCGCGGGCTTGATCTGGTCGGCGACATTGTGCGCTGGACGGCCGCGGCGTACAACTTGATCAGGATACGCAATCTGAGGGCCGCGACATGA
- the larE gene encoding ATP-dependent sacrificial sulfur transferase LarE — translation MIDLTTETLDLKEARLRAIFRELGSVLVAFSGGVDSALVLHVASQELGERAVGITARSESLAEREYAGAVGFAAAIDARHEVIETRELHDPSYAANPVDRCYFCKSELYEKLAAIARERGIPHIVDGYNRDDEGDWRPGRKAAREHDVRSPLYDAGLRKADVRALAQRLGLAVWDKPALACLSSRFPYGTPITLELLRQVDRAEQTIHDAGFRACRVRHHGEIARIEVPPADVAALADPAIRDGIVAGVRAAGYRYVTLDLGGYVSGGYNPSR, via the coding sequence GTGATCGACCTGACGACCGAAACCCTGGACCTGAAAGAAGCGCGCTTGCGCGCGATCTTCCGCGAGCTCGGCAGCGTGCTCGTCGCGTTCTCCGGCGGCGTCGACTCGGCGCTCGTCCTGCACGTCGCCTCGCAGGAGCTCGGCGAACGCGCCGTCGGTATCACCGCGCGCAGCGAGTCGCTCGCCGAGCGCGAGTACGCCGGCGCGGTCGGCTTCGCCGCGGCGATCGACGCCCGGCACGAGGTCATCGAGACGCGCGAACTGCACGACCCGTCGTATGCCGCGAATCCCGTGGATCGCTGCTACTTCTGCAAATCGGAACTCTACGAAAAGCTCGCCGCGATTGCCCGCGAACGCGGCATCCCGCACATCGTCGACGGCTACAATCGCGACGACGAAGGCGATTGGCGGCCGGGACGCAAGGCTGCACGCGAACACGACGTACGCAGCCCTCTCTACGACGCCGGCCTGCGCAAAGCCGACGTGCGCGCGCTCGCGCAGCGGCTGGGGCTGGCGGTGTGGGACAAGCCTGCGCTGGCGTGCCTCTCGTCGCGCTTCCCGTACGGCACACCGATCACGCTGGAACTCCTGCGTCAGGTGGATCGCGCGGAACAGACGATCCACGACGCTGGGTTCCGCGCCTGCCGCGTCCGGCACCACGGCGAGATCGCGCGCATCGAAGTCCCCCCCGCCGACGTCGCCGCACTCGCCGATCCCGCGATCCGCGACGGCATCGTCGCCGGCGTCCGCGCCGCCGGCTACCGCTACGTCACCCTCGACCTTGGCGGCTACGTCAGCGGCGGCTACAACCCGTCCCGCTAA